Part of the Halopenitus persicus genome is shown below.
CGTCGAGCGGACACTCGATGATGTGTTCGCACGTCCCGAACCGACGCATCGTCACGGCGAGTCGTCGTGCAATGGCCCCTCCATCGTCACCGTCGGTCCGTTCCTCCCTGCTTCGACCGTCGCCTCGATCCGAAACACGTCCGCGAGCAGCGCCTCGGTCACGACCTCCGAGGGGGAGCCGCGCGCCTGTATCGCACCGTCCCGGAGGGCGATCACGTGGTCGGCGTATCTGGCGGCCTGTTCGATGTCGTGTAGCACGAGCACGACGGTCACGTCGCTTTCGTCGTGGAGCGTTTCGACGATTTCCATCACCTCCAGCTGGTGATGCGGGTCGAGAAACGTCGTCGGCTCGTCCAAAAGCAGGATGTCCGTCTCCTGTGCAAGAACCATCGCGATCCACGCCAGCTGCCGTTGTCCGCCGCTCAAACTCCCGAGATCCCGCGTCCGCAGGTGAGCGATGCCCGCCAACTCCATCGCACGGTTCACGGCAGCCTGGTCCTCCTTCGTGACCGTCTCGAAGAACCCGCGGTGTGGATACCGACCGTGATAGACGAGGTCCTCGACGGTCATCCCGTTCGGCGACGTGCTCTCCTGTGAGAGCAGTCCCAGGTTCCTCGCCAGTTCCTTGGGTTCGAGGGAGTGGACGTCGCTTCCGTCGACGAGCACCGACCCGGCGTCCACGTCGAGCTGGTTCGCGAGCGTCTTCAGGAGCGTGCTCTTGCCC
Proteins encoded:
- a CDS encoding ABC transporter ATP-binding protein encodes the protein MPEAVRTVIPEAVRMVIPEAVRTVIPESVRTSRSTSVDPGRRNGGASSDVTTDGRKSDGRGNAGGELVGEDLVVGYPDTASPVIEGETVEIEPGSVTALIGPNGSGKSTLLKTLANQLDVDAGSVLVDGSDVHSLEPKELARNLGLLSQESTSPNGMTVEDLVYHGRYPHRGFFETVTKEDQAAVNRAMELAGIAHLRTRDLGSLSGGQRQLAWIAMVLAQETDILLLDEPTTFLDPHHQLEVMEIVETLHDESDVTVVLVLHDIEQAARYADHVIALRDGAIQARGSPSEVVTEALLADVFRIEATVEAGRNGPTVTMEGPLHDDSP